The window ACAGGTCAAATTCATCCTCAATTCTTTTAATTAAGTATTACCTCTTGTACTGAACTGGAATGATATCAGCTTTTGGTTCAGCAATTTGAGCAAATGCAGCCTCAGACATCTCAAAATGTTCTTTTGGAAAATTACACCAACCTCCATATTCTGATGAAAGTCCATTATTTGGAGGACAAAAATCTGTAGCAGTCAGAATAATTGAAGGACTTCCTTGAAGACACCATAAAATATGGTCTACACATCTTATTTCAAAGCAAGCTCCACAGGTACTTCCTCTGTTGAACAAAATGCTACTTAGTCCAGAACTAAATTCACCATATGTTGCAGCTTTATGAATGTCTCCATATCCACATGCTCCCTCTGTAAAATCAACACAATGCTCTACTTAAATTCTCACTAGGGTATCAAAGTTTTGATACAATAACACGATTTATAAAGATAAGATAACCGTAgttttttaatgataaattaaagagtaaattacattaatggtttggcctaatgcatacccagtcccctaaagttgtccgttttgttcatttaaccccctcaccttacgggacaaccctttaaccccctaaactccataaaaatggtatttctcatccccttaacttgtccaaatttgtcattttacccattctcaactcatcgaatatcctatttacccccttaactccataaaagtggtatttctcaccacttatgatcctatttaccctcttaatttcataaaaatggtatttcttatccctttatagtagtaaaaaaagttgaatggagaaagaacgaataaaaaatacaaataacaagaacattaatataaacaagttaaatacattatatgtagggataatgtactgaaatgggcctatgatttttggggaagtatcaatttaggttccacttttatggaaaacataaatataggtttaacgtttaaaaaaagttatcaatttaggcttcgataacggattgtaaggggtgaaaaataccacttttatagagttaagggggtaaatagaacattctatgagttggggggataaatggacaagttaagggggtgagaaataccatttttatggagttttggggttaaagggttgtcccgtaaggtgagggggttaaatgaacaaaacggaCAACTTTAAGGGGCTGGGTATGCATCAGGCCTAATGGTTTCTAAACTTTACATTTACTTTCATTATGATCCCTAAACTTCAAAATTGAACATTATTCTTCAGTTACTTTACAATTCAATAACAAAATAGTTACTTTTAATGTTGATGAATATGAAAATTTATTTGATATTGTAATTTTTACGGTTaaaatatagggtaaattacatcaatggtctCTAAACTTTACACTTATTTTCATTATGGTTCCTGAATTTCAAAAccgaacattacagaaccagaAGTTTACACTTTATTAATACAATAGCCCTTTTTAACATTGATCAATATGATAACTTTAATAGCTTGTAACCTTCCATTATGGAATTGGTAGAAATGTTAGTatcaacaactttaattcttaaatttttttggttttgaaaCTATTTAGATgtttgtttggttaggagagagaaattaaATTTGTAGAAAGAGATATATCCAAAAATTgcgatttgaaaaattaaagatGGTGATTCCGTGGTTACATTAAAATGGGTCATTATATTATGAAAGTATAAAGTTCAAGGGCTATAATGTTGTGTTCTGAAGTTCATGGACTATATGAAAATAAGTGCAAAGTTCAGatccatgggtgtaatttatgcataaattacatccatggttTTCTCAATTTGACTTACTTTCTTTATGCCCCTCAACTTCAAAACATGTCATAGAagtccaaatttttttatttctactaTGATAAAAGTCGTTTTGATAGTTGgtaacctcaaaatgaaaaatttgaagaattaaagttgaaatataatttttagtgttttttttcTCTAAACAACTATTTCCTCTTTCCTAActaaacaacacttaaatgaattcaaaaccaaaaaattcaaaatttaaagtTGTATAGTATATTTCTTACAAGGCTTAACCCCCCCTAACttagccttttttttttttatcacttgaCCACTCAAACTTAAGGGTGTTCCACTTAGCCCCTTAAAATCCACTTTTCACCTACATCTAGCCACTTAAAggaaaattttatattaatgacTGATATGCACCATATTTATGAATTGTTATATTTCTGTGGTATATTGTTGTGGTATATTTgggaagaagaataaaaagagGAATTAGGGATTTATTTAGGACCGTTACTTTCTTACGGTTGAAGAAGGAACACACCAATTTCCTCTTCTTCACGCGCCTCAAACTGTTAGAGTCTCCAACATCTGCCAAGTCAATGCCACATCATTTTATTGTGGCTAGATGTAGGTGAAAAGTGGACTTTAGGGGGCTAAGTGGAACACCCTTAAGTTTAAGTGGCCAAGTGACAAAAAAGGCCAAGTTCAGGGGCTGAAGAGGGGTTAAgcctttcttaaaaaaaaatttgttgaaCATATCATTTCATCGACTATACAATGGAAAGTTACCTGCTATTGGCACAGTCAAAGAGACTTTCATATTAGTAAGAAGCAAAATTTAGGGAGTTTTATGTAGTGTTTTGAAGtttatagaaataaaaaaaaaagtagagatAAAGTTGAGGGACCATTGATGTAAATTACCCAAAATTCACCATATGTTAAAGTTTTGTGAATATGTCCCTAGCCACAAGTAACTTGTAAAACCAACACAATGTTACTTAAATTAAATTCTCACTAGGCATTTTGACATCAGAACACAATTTACAAAAGATAACTCATTTAACACTTGCAATTTGTACAGGTAAATTACTTTAATGGCCCATCAATTTTGTCTGTACTTTATTATGGCCTCTCAACTTTAAAATCTGTCATTAAATCTATGTAGCTAGTTTGAATCAAATGATTGATGACGAACTTGAATTAGAAAAGTCTAAGAATTCAAGTTATTAAGAGCCATATTTCCTATAAAATCACTATTTTCAAATTATTCAAATCATCATAGTTTCAAGTTTATctcttataataaaaaaaatcacataaataaaaaatttcaagaattaaaattactttaaGCACGAGTTCAATAAGCTACATCAGATTTTTATGTTAGTAAAAAGTTGAAGACTTTTTATATCAGCTTTTGAAGTTAATGAGTCATAAGAAAAGTAAAGACGGATTTTGAGGTAATATAGTtgtaatttatccctaaattcaTATGTTGCAGCTTTGTGATATCTCCATAGCCACAAGCTCCCTCTGTAAAACTAACACAATGCTACTTAAATTCTCAACGCGATTTACAACTGAAAACAACACATTTCAACACCCATAATTCTTCCTAAACATAAAATGTGCAGAACAAGTTGGAGAATTACCTATAGAGATAGAATCATCTTTAACTTTAGTATAAGTTGCAGTAGCAGTCTTCCATTCAAACTCCTCATCAGCATCTTCATCAGTATGAGCAGCAGCACTTTGCAAAATGAAGAACCAGAGAGctactactactactactactagACCTTTTACAGCATCCGCCATTGGAGAAGAAAGAAGCAAACTCTGATTTTTAGTTAAAGTTAGACCCTTTTATTCTGCCTGAAATGAAGCTCCTCCTCCATTGAAGATTAAAAAAGGTCaggcctttcttttctttttctggtCTTTGGTATGTTTTCAAGGTGAAAACAGAGACCAGAAACAGGGGTTTAGTGTGAAATTGGGGCACACCTAGCAGAAAGGGGTGGAATAAGAAGGAAGAATCCAAAAAATTGTCCAATTAGGGTTTATTTTTTGCACTTCTTTTTAGGGGGGAACTTAAACGGTGATGAGAGAGACCCCACTGCTTTGGAGGGGGGAAAGAAAAAGTCATTGCATTTACACCACTAGCAGGCTCATTGAAAAAGTACTTTTCAACATTttatcgggtaaattacacccatggctactgaattttacccattttcacattatggttactcaacttcattttttctcggtatgactactgaactttacacctTTTAATACCAGTGGCTACTTAAcgtcttaaaatgaccgttgacagctaaaaataaaaaatacaaaaccttaatgatattctaaggaactttaattcttgaaaattttcgttttgaagtcatttgggtgttgtttggttaggagagagaaaatgaatttttagagagagaaacctccaaaaaaatgtgattttcaaaaaaaaaaatctggttTTAgggtaaatatcgttctgaacaacttgaATTCttggatatttttattttgaattcgttaacggtcattttgagaagtaagttaaaattgagtggttattggtgttaaaaaatgtaaagttctgTGGCCATACtggaaagaaatgaagttcagtgaccgtAATGTgaaaaagggtaaagttcagtggccatgagtgtaatttac is drawn from Euphorbia lathyris chromosome 9, ddEupLath1.1, whole genome shotgun sequence and contains these coding sequences:
- the LOC136206512 gene encoding expansin-A20, which translates into the protein MADAVKGLVVVVVVALWFFILQSAAAHTDEDADEEFEWKTATATYTKVKDDSISIEGACGYGDIHKAATYGEFSSGLSSILFNRGSTCGACFEIRCVDHILWCLQGSPSIILTATDFCPPNNGLSSEYGGWCNFPKEHFEMSEAAFAQIAEPKADIIPVQYKRVKCERKGGVRFTMSGSSHFYQVLITNVGLDGEVIGVKVKGSKTGWIPMARNWGQYWQSNINLIGQPLSFEVTTTSGTTLTSYNVAPKNWQFSQTYEGKQF